From Mustela nigripes isolate SB6536 chromosome 13, MUSNIG.SB6536, whole genome shotgun sequence, one genomic window encodes:
- the LOC131998878 gene encoding T-complex protein 1 subunit gamma-like produces the protein MMGHRLVLVLSQNTKRESGRKVQSGNINAAKTIADIIRTCLGPKSMMKMLLDPMGGIVMPNDGNAILREIQVQHPAAKSMIEISQTQDEEVGDGTTSVIILAGEMLSVAEHFLEQQMHLTVVISAYRKALDDMISTLKKISSPVNTSNRDVMLNIIDSSITTKAISRWASLACSIALDAVRTVQFEENGHKEIDIKKYARVEKIPGGIIEDSCVLQGVMINRDVTHPRMRRYIKNPRIVQLDSSLEYKKGESQTDIEIRREEDFTRILQMEEEYIQHLCEDIIRLKPDVVITEKGISDLAQHYLMRTNITAIRRVRKTDNNRIARACGARIVSRPEELREEDVGTGAGVLEIKKIGDEYFTFITDCKDPKACTILLRGASKELLSEVEGNLQDAMQVCRNVLLDPQLVPGGGASEMAVAHALTEKSKAMTGVEQWPYRAVAQALEVIPRTLIQNCGASPIRLLTSLRAKHTQENCETWGVNGETGTLVDVKELGIWEPLAVKLQTYKTAVETAVLLLRIDDIVSGHKKKGDDQSRQGGAPDAGQE, from the coding sequence ATGATGGGCCATCGTCTGGTGCTCGTGCTCAGCCAGAACACAAAGCGTGAATCTGGAAGAAAAGTTCAGTCTGGAAACATCAATGCCGCTAAGACCATCGCGGACATCATCCGCACGTGCTTGGGACCCAAGTCCATGATGAAGATGCTTTTGGACCCCATGGGAGGCATTGTGATGCCCAATGACGGCAACGCCATTCTCCGAGAGATTCAAGTCCAGCATCCAGCAGCCAAATCCATGATTGAAATTAGCCAGACGCAGGATGAAGAGGTTGGAGACGGGACCACATCAGTAATAATTCTCGCTGGGGAGATGCTGTCTGTGGCCGAGCACTTCCTGGAGCAACAGATGCACCTGACGGTGGTGATCAGTGCCTACCGCAAGGCCCTGGATGACATGATCAGCACCCTTAAGAAGATCAGTAGCCCTGTGAACACCAGTAACCGAGACGTGATGCTGAACATCATCGACAGCTCTATCACCACCAAAGCCATCAGCCGGTGGGCCTCGCTGGCCTGCAGCATCGCCCTCGACGCCGTGCGGACGGTGCAGTTTGAGGAGAACGGTCACAAGGAGATCGACATCAAGAAGTACGCCCGGGTGGAGAAGATACCGGGGGGCATCATTGAAGACTCGTGTGTCCTGCAGGGAGTCATGATTAACAGAGATGTGACCCATCCCAGAATGCGGCGCTACATCAAGAACCCACGCATCGTGCAGCTGGACTCCTCACTGGAGTACAAGAAGGGAGAAAGCCAGACTGACATCGAGATCAGGAGAGAGGAGGACTTCACACGGATCCTGCAGATGGAGGAGGAGTACATCCAGCACCTCTGTGAGGACATTATCCGTCTGAAGCCCGATGTGGTCATCACAGAGAAGGGCATCTCAGATTTAGCTCAGCACTACCTCATGCGGACCAACATCACAGCCATCCGCAGAGTCCGGAAGACAGACAACAACCGCATCGCCAGAGCTTGCGGGGCCCGGATAGTCAGCCGGCCAGAAGAGCTGAGAGAAGAAGATGTTGGGACAGGAGCAGGCGTGTTGGAAATCAAGAAAATTGGAGACGAGTACTTCACATTCATCACCGACTGCAAGGACCCCAAGGCCTGTACCATTCTCCTGCGTGGGGCCAGCAAGGAGCTGCTCTCCGAAGTGGAAGGCAACCTCCAGGATGCCATGCAGGTCTGCCGCAACGTCCTCCTGGACCCCCAGCTGGTTCCGGGGGGTGGGGCCTCGGAAATGGCCGTGGCCCATGCCTTGACAGAAAAGTCCAAGGCCATGACCGGTGTGGAACAGTGGCCATACAGGGCTGTTGCCCAGGCCTTAGAAGTCATCCCTCGCACCCTTATCCAGAACTGTGGGGCCAGCCCCATTCGTCTGCTTACCTCCCTTCGGGCCAAGCACACCCAGGAGAACTGTGAGACGTGGGGTGTAAATGGTGAGACAGGCACCTTGGTGGACGTGAAGGAACTGGGCATCTGGGAGCCGTTGGCTGTGAAGCTGCAGACGTACAAGACGGCAGTGGAGACGGCAGTTCTCCTGCTGCGGATTGATGACATCGTCTCGGGCCACAAAAAGAAGGGGGATGACCAGAGCCGGCAAGGCGGGGCTCCGGATGCTGGCCAGGAGTGA